A window of the Gemmatirosa kalamazoonensis genome harbors these coding sequences:
- the pepE gene encoding dipeptidase PepE yields the protein MLILLSNSRDPQGRYLHHCRDVLAELLKGVKRVTFVPYASVVAPWDDYMAKLRDALAPIGVGVDGVHRAEYAAQAIRDAEAIAVGGGNTFHLLQHLQESGALDALRERALAGVPYFGWSAGAVIAGPTIRTTNDMPIVEPPNGLGALGLVPFQINAHFTDLHPRGFQGETRRERLAEFLVANPTLAVVGLPEGDWLRVDGDAVTLEGPHEAVLFRDGEPAAALPSGVRVDRVLAGTVATTPSVPRPRGLLARLRGA from the coding sequence ATGCTCATCCTCCTCTCGAACTCCCGCGATCCGCAGGGTCGCTATCTCCATCACTGTCGCGACGTACTGGCCGAGCTGCTGAAGGGGGTGAAGCGCGTCACGTTCGTGCCGTACGCGAGCGTCGTCGCGCCGTGGGACGACTACATGGCGAAGCTGCGCGACGCGCTCGCGCCGATCGGCGTCGGCGTCGACGGCGTGCACCGCGCCGAGTACGCGGCGCAGGCGATCCGCGATGCGGAGGCGATCGCGGTCGGGGGCGGGAACACGTTCCACCTGCTCCAGCACCTGCAGGAGTCGGGGGCGCTCGACGCGCTGCGCGAGCGAGCGCTCGCCGGCGTGCCGTACTTCGGGTGGAGCGCCGGCGCGGTCATCGCCGGGCCCACCATCCGCACGACGAACGACATGCCGATCGTCGAGCCGCCTAACGGCCTCGGCGCGCTCGGGCTCGTGCCGTTCCAGATCAACGCGCACTTCACCGACCTGCACCCGCGCGGCTTCCAGGGGGAGACGCGCCGCGAGCGGCTCGCCGAGTTCCTCGTGGCGAATCCGACGCTCGCGGTCGTCGGCCTGCCCGAGGGGGACTGGCTCCGCGTCGACGGCGACGCCGTGACGCTCGAGGGGCCGCACGAGGCCGTGCTGTTCCGCGACGGCGAGCCGGCGGCCGCGCTGCCGAGCGGCGTGCGCGTGGACCGCGTGCTCGCGGGCACCGTGGCGACGACGCCCTCGGTGCCGCGCCCGCGCGGGCTGCTCGCGCGGCTGCGCGGTGCCTAA
- the can gene encoding carbonate dehydratase produces the protein MPVPTDLFDNNRAWAARVTARDPEFFARLAAQQAPRYLWIGCSDSRVPANEIVDLLPGELFVHRNVANVVVHTDLNCLSVLQFAVDVLKVRHIMVVGHYGCGGVRAALESTKLGLIENWLRHIQDVHQKHRALVDATPDDARHDRLCELNVLEQAYNVCETTVVRDAWERGQELSVHAWIYGLRDGIIHDLCFDVDAAAETPAVHRSAVRRLAER, from the coding sequence ATGCCAGTCCCGACCGACCTGTTCGACAACAACCGCGCCTGGGCCGCCCGCGTCACCGCGCGCGACCCCGAGTTCTTCGCGCGCCTCGCCGCGCAGCAGGCGCCGCGCTACCTGTGGATCGGCTGCTCCGACAGCCGCGTGCCGGCGAACGAGATCGTCGACCTGCTCCCCGGCGAGCTGTTCGTGCACCGCAACGTCGCGAACGTCGTCGTGCACACGGACCTCAACTGTCTCTCCGTGCTGCAGTTCGCCGTCGACGTGCTGAAGGTCCGGCACATCATGGTCGTCGGCCACTACGGCTGCGGCGGCGTGCGGGCCGCGCTCGAGTCGACGAAGCTCGGCCTCATCGAGAACTGGCTCCGCCACATCCAGGACGTGCACCAGAAGCACCGCGCGCTCGTCGACGCCACGCCGGACGACGCGCGCCACGACCGGCTGTGCGAGCTGAACGTGCTGGAGCAGGCGTACAACGTGTGCGAGACGACGGTCGTGCGGGACGCGTGGGAGCGCGGGCAGGAGCTTTCGGTGCACGCGTGGATCTACGGCCTGCGCGACGGCATCATCCACGATCTCTGCTTCGACGTCGACGCCGCCGCGGAGACGCCGGCGGTGCACCGGTCGGCCGTCCGGCGGCTCGCCGAGCGTTAG
- a CDS encoding DUF6941 family protein codes for MHVQYVAVCDHVLVGADGKPSLIGVFSDIQAPQVPVTLPRLAFAARLLFTADEAGKTYKIEVVITDPKGNEIARPGGEISVPQAPIGIDSLAADLPMLFDMFGLPDYGRYTFMLTVDGKPTAGVQVAVRQAPAIQ; via the coding sequence ATGCACGTCCAGTACGTCGCCGTCTGCGACCACGTCCTCGTCGGGGCCGACGGCAAGCCGTCGCTCATCGGGGTCTTCAGCGACATCCAGGCGCCGCAGGTGCCCGTCACGCTCCCGCGGCTCGCGTTCGCGGCGCGTCTCCTGTTCACCGCCGACGAGGCGGGGAAGACTTACAAGATCGAGGTCGTCATCACCGATCCGAAGGGCAACGAGATCGCGCGGCCGGGCGGCGAGATCAGCGTCCCGCAGGCGCCGATCGGCATCGACTCGCTCGCCGCCGACCTGCCGATGCTGTTCGACATGTTCGGCCTCCCCGACTACGGCCGCTACACGTTCATGCTCACCGTCGACGGCAAGCCGACCGCGGGCGTGCAGGTCGCGGTGCGGCAGGCGCCCGCCATTCAGTGA
- a CDS encoding FecR domain-containing protein, producing the protein MPGMQPIDRDVLTGFRLGDERALEQVFRARYEPLTEQASAALGEDGAAAPKVVEGAFVRVWGERGAIDTPEALEEFLFDAVKTGAARERSRRAAAHRFGGGANNGHHATTHSSAAPVTLDDAWQHVSTALHATHAPSARVQDELHDVLRHDAATHVAALAKRPAWQLPTAIAVILAVAIFGAFRWMDRASADQAVTSALASPDGRNVSTLAAQSGRTTLNDGSKVTIGADTKIRIPPNFGPRMRAVRLDGSASFDAVAAESPQHPLIVRAGDASIAATAASSFDVRSYPGDQATTVRVRSGSVDVKSLSTGATQTAAAGQAVAVTKDGQVSTPSAADLSEAFGWADKKFVVNNRQLSAVLPQLVRWYGLEFKTPDQSILARPVTMTASLESSREAIAALEKAANVQFGWEGKTMTLTPKK; encoded by the coding sequence ATGCCCGGTATGCAGCCGATCGATCGTGACGTGCTCACCGGATTCCGACTCGGCGACGAGCGGGCACTCGAACAGGTCTTCCGCGCGCGCTACGAGCCTCTCACGGAGCAGGCCAGCGCGGCGCTCGGCGAGGACGGGGCCGCGGCGCCGAAGGTCGTCGAGGGCGCGTTCGTGCGAGTGTGGGGCGAGCGCGGGGCGATCGATACGCCCGAAGCGCTCGAGGAGTTCCTGTTCGACGCCGTGAAGACCGGTGCCGCGCGCGAGCGGAGCCGCCGTGCGGCCGCCCACCGGTTCGGGGGGGGCGCGAACAACGGGCACCACGCGACCACCCACAGCAGCGCCGCGCCGGTGACGCTCGACGATGCGTGGCAGCACGTCAGCACCGCGCTGCACGCGACCCATGCGCCGTCCGCGAGGGTGCAGGACGAGCTGCACGACGTGCTCCGCCACGACGCCGCGACGCACGTCGCCGCGCTCGCGAAGCGTCCCGCGTGGCAGCTCCCGACGGCCATCGCCGTCATCCTCGCCGTCGCCATCTTCGGCGCGTTCCGCTGGATGGACCGCGCGAGCGCCGACCAGGCGGTGACGAGCGCGCTCGCCTCGCCCGACGGCCGCAACGTCAGCACGCTCGCCGCGCAGAGCGGGCGCACGACGCTGAACGACGGCAGCAAGGTCACCATCGGGGCCGACACGAAGATCCGCATCCCACCCAACTTCGGGCCGCGCATGCGCGCCGTCCGCCTCGACGGCTCCGCGTCGTTCGACGCCGTGGCCGCCGAGAGCCCGCAGCACCCGCTCATCGTGCGCGCCGGTGACGCGTCGATCGCCGCCACCGCCGCGTCGAGCTTCGACGTGCGCAGCTACCCCGGCGATCAGGCGACCACGGTGCGCGTGCGCTCGGGCAGCGTGGACGTGAAGTCGCTCTCCACCGGCGCCACCCAGACCGCGGCCGCGGGCCAGGCCGTCGCCGTCACGAAGGACGGGCAGGTCTCCACGCCGTCGGCCGCCGATCTGAGCGAGGCGTTCGGGTGGGCGGATAAGAAGTTCGTCGTGAACAACCGCCAGCTCAGCGCGGTGCTGCCGCAGCTCGTGCGGTGGTACGGCCTCGAGTTCAAGACGCCCGATCAGTCGATCCTCGCGCGCCCGGTCACGATGACGGCGTCGCTCGAGTCGTCGCGCGAGGCGATCGCCGCGCTCGAGAAGGCCGCGAACGTGCAGTTCGGGTGGGAGGGCAAGACGATGACGCTCACGCCGAAGAAGTAA